The sequence TACTGGCCCAAAGCTACAAGAACCTGGAAATCGTATTTGTAGACGACGGCTCGACCGACGACACGCCGAAGGTGGTCCAGTCCTTCAAGGACGCGGTTCGATATTTTCGGAGGGACAGGCCGAGCGGTGGACCTTTCATCCCCCGCAATGTCGCCATTCGCGCGTCCAGAGGTCGGTACATCGCTCTGATCGACGCGGACGACCGCTGGCTCCCTGAGAAGCTGGACCGCCAGATGGAAGTCTTCGGCCAAAACCCGGATCTCGGGCTGGTGTACTCGGACTCGTACTGCTACCGTGAAGGCCGTCGCATCTCTCGATGCTTCGACGTGGCCCCGCCCCACCGAGGCCATGTCTTCCCCGATCTCCTGGTCCGCAACTTTATTCCAGGGCTGACGCCTGTGATTCCCCGATCGGTCTTCGATGCCATCGGACTATTCGATGAACGATTCCGCACCGCGGGTGACTACGAGTATTGGATCCGCGTGTCACGGCACTACCCGGTCGATTTCGTCGGGGCGCCCTTGGCCGAATACAGACTTCATGCCGACAACCTCAGTTGGGTCTACGTGGAACTCCAATACCAGGAAGTGATGACCATCTTTCAGGATCTTCTGCGCGAGCATCCCCGGAGGATCGCGCCCCACAAGGCCGTGATCTTGGAACACTGGCCGAAGTGGCACCGCGCGATGGCGCGTCATCATTTCCGGAAAAGAAAAATGGGCCTTGCCGTTTTATTCTACTCGAAATATGTGTTGAAGATCCTTCCCGGCGGGTCGCCCTCCAATAACATCCGGAGCGCCGCATCGGCAAACTGAAAGTAAGGCGAAAAGAAAGCGGCAGCCCTCAGATTTCCGAACCCCCACACCAAGGTACTCAGGTCGCGCGCAGGGAGTCGAACCAGGATCGGGTCGCTTCCTGGATCTTCTCCGCTGTCCAAACGGGTGCGTCCCGCCAGTCTTCAATTCGTTCCAAGACTCTCCTCACCCCTTCCGCAAAGCTCACCAGCGGTTCCCAACCCAACAACTCTCGAACCCGAGCAATATCCGCATGCGTACAGTCCGGCTCCCCGGGTCTTCGGGGCAGACGGACCTTCGGCCCTCCTCCCAGCAGACCAACCAATTCATTGACACTGTGGCATTGCCCGGTTCCAATATTCAGGGGCACCCCCGAGAGATCCGATTCCGCGGCTTGCAGAAACGCCCGAGCGACATCCGTCACATAGGTGAAATCGCGCGTTTGGGTCCCGTCTCCCACCACTGTGAAGGGCTTGCCGTTCAGCTTCTGGGCCAGGAATACGCCGAAGACCGCGCCATAGGCGCCGGTGGTTCGCGATCTCGGTCCGAAAACGTTAAACAGCCTCAAGGACACGGCCGGCATCTTGTAGACTTCCGCCCAATGGAGAACAATCTCCTCGCCCAGCCACTTGGTCAGGGCGTAGGGGTATCGGGGACGGATGGGCGCCGTTTCCGGCGTAGGGTATGCGTCCGGGATCCCGTAGCACGAGGAGGAAGCCGCGTACAGGAATCGCTTCACCCGCGCAGCCCTCGCCGCCTCCATCACGGCCAGAGTCCCATCCACGTTGGAGTGAAAGTAGGCCGATGGGTTCTCCACCGAGGGCACAATGTCCGCCAATCCCGCCAAATGGAACACCCAATCGACCCCCTTGAAGAGCGGCAGGATCTCGACCGCGGCCGCAATGTCCTTTTCCCACACCCGGACCTTCCCGGCCATTGGATTCTTCCCCAGATTGTCCCGACGACCGGTGCAGAAGTTGTCAAGGACATCGACCTCGTGTCCTGCGGCCAGCAGAGAGTCAACCAAATGGCTCCCGATGAAGCCCCCGCCCCCGGTCACCAGTGTCCGCATGTTAGCCCTATCGATTCGGCTTCCAGTTCAGAGCTTCCCAAGGCTAAAGCGACCTTCGAAAACGTCCGAATACTTGTTTGTTAAGCGCATGAACATTGTTGACAAATACAACATTTTGGACTAACCTTCCATAGGGTACCATATCATGTGTTCTTGTACAGGGACGTACATGTGGAAGTCTTCGCAGGCCCGCCCTCTCTCCCCTGCCGGTCATATCGAGAAAATTGAAGCCCTTTGGGAAGTTCCATGAAGTTTCTTTCATGACCCCCGGTTTCGAGGTGGCGTGACCACATCCGCCCGGCCGTACTCCATCGGAACCGCCTTGGTAACGGGCGCGGCCGGTTTTATCGGCTCGAACCTGGTCCGTCTCCTGTCCCAACATGCCGAGAGGATCATAGCCCTTGACAATCTGTCCACTGGGTACCTGGACAACCTCGATGGAATTCCTCGTGTCAAGTTTGTCCAAGGCGATGTCCGTCATCCGATGACCGTACAGCGGGCTGCGGAGGGAGCCGAAGTGATCTTCCATTTGGCGGCGCAGGTTGGAAATCTCCGTTCTCTGGAGGACCCGGTTGCGGATCTCGACGTGAACGTGATGGGCACGGTCCGTCTGCTGGAAGCGGCCAGGAAGATGAAGATACCGAAATTCATCTACTCCTCCTCAGCGGCGATCTTCGGCGAGCCGGTCCGTTTGCCCATTTCCGAATCCCACCCGCTCGCCCCTCCGACTCCCTATGCGGCATCGAAATTGGCGGGTGAGCAGTACGCCCTGTGCTATTCGCAACTGCATGGAATCGGGGTCGTCTGCCTCCGCTATTTCAACGTCTACGGGCCCCACCAGCGATACGATGCCTACGGAAATGTCATTCCGATCTTCGCGAGACGGATGCACGAAGGTGGGCCGCTGAGGGTGTATGGGAGCGGGAAACAAACCCGTGATTTCGTTCACGTGGCGGACGTAGCTCGGGCCAATCTCCTGGCCGCCGTCACCCCGGGCACCCAGGGTGTTTTCAACATCGGAAGCGGAATTCCCACCACCGTGAACGACCTCGTTCACCTCATCCGATCCCTCTCGGGGTCGGGCTGCGAAGTAGAGTACCATCCCGCCAGGCCGGGGGAAGTCCTGCACAGCGTGAGTGACATTTCCGCCGCGAGGTCGGTCCTCGGCTACAGGCCCCACCTTCCTCTTCGGGAGGGTCTGGCGGACTACTTGGCCTGGTCTGCGCGATGCCAGGAGGGGCAGGACCCGGTGAAGGCGGTCACCGCATGAAAGTGCTGATCCTCGGTGGAGGGGGCATGTTGGGTCACAAGCTCTGGCAGCTTTCCCGGAGCCGGTTCGACACCTATGTGACCGTCCGCCAGAGCTTCGAGGTTTACGCTCCCTACCATCTCCTCGAACCTTCCAAAACGAGGACCCACGTGGACGTGGGCCGGATCGAAACCGTTGCGAAAACGTTGGAGGCCGTCGCACCGGATGTGGTGGTCAACTGCGTGGGGGTGCTCAAGCAACTCCCGGAAGCGCGGGACCCGATCCTCAGCATTCATATTAACGCACTCTTTCCCCATCAACTCGCGGCCCTCTGTTCGAGAGTGGACGCCCGCCTGATCCATGTCAGCACCGATTGTATTTTCTCGGGATCCAGAGGGAACTATTCGGAAGACGATCCCGCCGACCCGGGCGACTTGTACGCCAAAACGAAACACCTCGGCGAGGTGGCGGGACCTTCCGTCCTGACGCTCCGCGCATCCTTCATCGGCCGTCAACTCCACCAGAGCCACGGCCTCGTCGAATGGTTCCTGAGCCACCGCGGGGGCAAGGTCCAGGGATATACGAACGTCATCTTCAACGGCCTGACCACCTTGAGCTTGGGCCGATGCATCGCAGATCTGATCGAGCATCATCCGCGCCTGTCCGGGGTCTACCACGTTTCGTCCGATCCCATTAGCAAGCACGACCTCCTGTGCCTCTTGCGCCGGGCCTACGACCTTCCCATACAGATCGAGCCCGCTCACGATATCCGCGTCAACCGGAGCCTCGACTCCCATCGATTCCAATCCGCCACCGGCTTCTCCTCCCCTTCTTGGGCGGAGATGGTTGAAACGATGGCGTCCGACTCCACGCCCTATGACCTGTGGAGGCAGAGCCTTGCTGCTTGACGAAAAACGCATTCTCGTCACGGGGGGGACCGGTTCATTAGGCCAAGCCCTGGTCCGCCGACTGCTGAGCGGCGAAGTCGGCACTCCGGCGCGTATTACCGTCTTCTCCCGGGACGAAGCCAAACAGCACACCATGCGTTTGGAGTACTTCAGGCGGCAAGCAGCCACGGATGAAATTATTTACGAGAAGGCCCGAGAACTCTTGAGGTTCCATGTGGGCGACGTTCGCGACTACTCGGCCGTGCTGGACGCCGTTCGAGAGTCTGAAGTCATCGTACACGCGGCCGCCATGAAACAAGTTCCAACCTGCGAGTACTTCCCGAACGAAGTCATTCGGACGAACGTGCAAGGCGCCCAAAATGTGGTCCGTTCCATCAAGGAAAACCACACTTCCGTGGAAACGGTCGTCGGCGTTTCAACCGACAAGGCCTGCAAGCCGGTCAATATTATGGGAATGACCAAGGCGCTCCAGGAACGGATCTTGATCCAGGCCAATCTCGATGGTCCCCACACGCGATTCGTCTGTGTGCGCTACGGCAATGTGGTCGGCTCCCGGGGATCCGTGGTGCCCCTTTTCCTCGATCAAATCGAACGAGGGGGACCCGTCTCCATCACCGTCCCGGAGATGACCCGATTCCTTCTCAGCCTGGATCGCGCGGTGACCACGGTTTTCGACGCGTTGCGCTACAGCGAGCCCGGTGACACGCTGATTCCCAAGCTCCCAGCGGCCCGGGTCACACAGATAGCCGAGACCCTGATCGACGGAAGGGACATCCCCGTGGTCCATATGGGCATCCGTCCGGGTGAAAAGGTGCACGAGATCCTCATCTCCGAGGAGGAGCGCCACCGAGCAAGCGATCGGAACGAATACTACGTCATCGAGCCCGTTCTGCCTGAACTCCGTCCGAAGTCCGTCCGACCCCCCGCCCTGCGCGCCGAATATTCCTCCCAAGACGTGACTCTGGACGGGAACGGGCTGCGCGCGCTTCTGGCCCCTTACCTGCCGCCCCGAAAGGCCTTCGGCCTGGTCGCATGAGAATCATGACCGTTTTCGGGACGCGTCCCGAAATCATCCGTCTAAGTCTCATTATCCAACGCCTGGACGCTCTGTGCGAGCAAACCCTGGTGCACACCGGGCAGAACTTCGATCCGAACCTGAGCGACGTCTTTTTCCGCGAGCTCGGCCTGCGGCAGCCCGACGTCCATCTCGACGTGCAGACCGGTGATTTCGCCGATCAAGTCGGCCAGATCCTCAGTCGAGTGGGGAAGAGCATGACGCAGGTCAATCCGGATCGCGTGCTGATACTCGGCGACACGAACAGCGGTCTTGCAGCCATCGTCGCCGCCCGGCTAGGAATTCCCGTCTTTCACTTGGAAGCCGGCAACCGATGCTACGACGACCGGGTGCCCGAGGAAATCAATCGTCGCATCATCGACCACTCGAGCAGCATCCTCATGCCCTACACCCATCGCAGCAAGGAAAATCTCCTGCGGGAGGGCATCGATCGCGACCGCATTTTCGTGGTCGGCAACCCCATCTATGAGGTGCTCCAGACCTACGGAGACAGGGCTCAGCCTGACATCGTCCTCAAGCGGCTCGGATTGAACCGGGGCGGCTACTTCTTGGTCACGCTCCACCGCGCGGAGAACGTGAATGACGCGTCCCGCCTGGCGAACATGCTCGACGGGCTGCGCCGGCTTCATGAAAGTTGGGAGGCACCGATCGTCGTCAGCTTGCATCCTCATACGGCCGACCGAATGAGTCGGTACGGATTGCAAACGGATTCGAACGGCATCCGACTGCTCAAGCCGCTCGGCTTCCTCGATTTCGTCGGACTGGAACGCAACAGCAGGTGCGTGCTCACCGACAGCGGCACCGTACAGGAAGAATGCTGCATCCTCGGAATACCCAACGTCACCCTCCGGGACGTCACCGAGAGGCCGGAAACCATCGAGTGTGGGAGCAACATTCTGACCGGCTCAGACCCGGACGCCATCGTCCGAGCGACGTCGGTGGCGCTCCGCTCGCCGGCCGCTTGGCCCGTTCCGTCCGAATATACCACCCCCCAAGCCTCATTCACCGTTGCCAAGATTGTTCTGGGCTACCACCGGGCGGCGCAGGTCTCCGGCGCCCCGGCCTCGTTCGAGCCTCCGAGCAGTGAAGCGTTCGGCTCATGCGCATCGTCTTCCTCCTAGCCGACAGCTCCGGTCCTTTCTCGGAGACGATGCTGGGGTCCGCCCAGATCCTGACCGAGGCGGGCCTGGCGGAGGCCGTCGAAATCGGATATGAGTCCAGCTTCAAGCATCCCTACTATCGCAGCCTTGAAGATCCCGAGGAGTACCGGGATGCCCTTCGGAGACTCGAGGAGGCGGACGTCCTGCTCTGTTCACCCACCCTTCCCGAGAACCTCCCTCCTTTCGGCCCGAGGAAGTGGTCGGAACTCCTGGTCGGGAAGCGCCTGGGTCTCTGCGTTATCGACTACTTTGATCTGACCGCACAACTCATCTCGAAGGAGCAGGCCAAAGAATTTGTCGGAAGGGGCGGTTTCGTCTGCCAAATTCATTCCTCTACGCCCGGCATCGATCTCATCGACCCCGCGCGTCGCCTCACGTACCCGATCCTTTGGCCGGACCCTCTCCGAGGGCGTCCGGATCTCCAGTCGCTGTTGGACCGTTCCCCAAACGAGGGCCCCGTCGTCATCGCCACCATCGGGTTGGATCCCCTCCGGCGCGGACACTGGACATTGGACGGGCCCATCCAGAGAATCCAGGCCGACGGCATCGCCGTGGACCGGACTCGGCTGTTCGGCGTTCCCATATCCAAGATCTTCCCCCAACTCCTGCAGTGCGATCTTCTCTTCGACCGACTGACCGCGAACCACTACCTACCGACTTCGACCGTCTATCTGACCGCCTTCGGCAGGCCCATGCTCATGTCCCACCCGAGCGAGAACCTCATAAACATCATGAAGACCCAGAGTGCGGATTGGCACCCGTGGATCGCCTTTGAACCAGGCGGCCTTGAGAGTGTCCTTCGTGACCTGGTCCGGGATGCGCGGAAACGGGAAGAGATTGGCCGACGCACTCGGAAGTGGTTTCAGGATTTTGTGTGCGGAGGCGCGGGGATGCACGCCTTTGTGGCCGGCTTGGGAAGAATGCCCGTCTACGAACCGCGATGAATCTGGCCGTTCTTCTGACCGCTCCACCCCCAGGCAAGGGCAGCAAAGAAGTTGCAGCCTCCCTGCGGTCGCTGACCCTCGGCTCGGAAAACGGCGCATCCATCCGAGTGAGAAAGATCCTGTTCGCCGCTGGAAACGCCCTCCGACCGAAGCCGTCCGACGCCGTGGCGGTGGAGTGCGACTCCCTGCTTCAAGATTTCGAACTGCCCGCATCGTGCAGCCGCCTGTGGGAGAACCTATCTGCCGTGCCGGACATCGATCTCTTCCTGGTCCTCCAAGCGGGCCAGACCCTCGTCCCGTACTGGCGGGACCAACTTCCAGCCTCGTCAGGCCGACTCCCCGAGGCGGACGCCCTGACCGGCGTCTATTTCGTTCGACACCCAGGACTCGGACAGAGAGTCGTGGGTCAACGGCCCGCTACGCTGCCCTTCCCTCCAATCACAGAGAAAGGGGAATGTCTCCCCTTCTTCCTGACCCGAAAAGGCCTCCGGCGCCTTCAGACGACACCGCACCCCTCCGATCATCATCCTCTGTTCGCCCCCTGCTATCACAGGCGCATCCTCTGGGGCCGGATGGGAACCCTGCCCATCGGATTCGTTTTCTGGAACGGGCCTCTCGAGGTTTTCGGCCGGCTTTCGGCGGGGAGGTCCGCCGACGACCAGCTCAATCGAATCATCCGATCGGGCGTCCGACACTTCATCGGCAAGAATCCCGCACGGGCTCACAAGACCTTCCTGCAAACCAACGGGGTGTTCAAGTACGGCCGGCGGGAGAAATTGCACCCCTACGGATGGATCTTCGAGAAGTTTCACCACAATCTCCATCGAGCGCACACTGAGATGGACTTGGGAAATTGGGAGGAAGCGCACCATCTGTTTTCATCGGGACTGGTCACGTGCGGCATGCTTCAGCATTGCGTGGAGGTGGTTGAGACATTCGATCTCTGCTTGCGCGTCCGCGGTTGGACCGATATGGCCATAGCCTTTCGTGAGGAATATTTCTTTCGGCTCCCGCTCGTTGTCCGCCGGTATCCGATCGACCACTTCCCACGGCTGAGCGTGACATCCCTTCCACACCCGTTCGTCCTCCAGGGCCAGATCCGTGACATGCTGAGGCATGCGGGAAGCCTGGCGGCCCTTACGAAACACCTTGTCAGAACGGTCCATCGGTTGCCGGAGCCGCGGAGGCATCAGATTGCATTTCGTTGCGCCGGATCCGAAGCCAAGCGACTGCTGGAATCCACGGGGAACGTCATCCCGGCGGACGTTCCCATCGGGGATTCAAATGAGGCAAAACGGTCGGACACGATTTGCGGGCATCCCGTCCTTTCCCCCGAAGAAGCCCTGGCCCACAATCCGAGTCTGATCGTCTACCTTACCCCCGGGCTGCCGAACGATTTGGCGGCAGAAATCGTCCGAAATCTGAAGGCCGGAAGACAGGTCTGGCACCCCCTGCTCGTCGACTGTTCCGAGGCCCTTCGCCCCCGAAAGCCGCTCCGCTAAGTACCCGAACGGAAGTCTTTGGAGATGCTCACCCCGTTCGCGGAGCCTGAAGGCTCCGCTTCGGATAGGACGATTTGTAGCAGAGCCTTTAGGCTCTGCAAGTGGATGTGCACAAAGGATCCGCCGCCGTTCCGAGACTCACCGAAGCAACTCCGCATTTTCTCTGAGAAAGGTCGTGCCGATTCGCGCGGGGTGATCCCGACAGGGATGACCGGCCGGGAAGATCGCGCGGAAGGACCTGCGGAGATCTTCCTCCTGTTCGGTGGTTCTCCAGGCGCCGTCCAGTCGGTCGATCATCTCTTGAACCACGGCCAAGATCTCCTCCGGGGTATTCTGGACCACCTCGACCCCTGCCTTGACGTAGTCTTGGGTGTACTGCCAGTTATCGGCGCCCAGACGCACCATCTCTCGAAAGGTCAGAAACCGCTTTTCCATGATGGACCAAAGTTTCTTCGGAACGAACAGGTCCTTCGAACCCACCGGTACGAATCGCAAGGGAACCACGTTCGTCTTGACGGTGGGCACATTGAAAATGTAGGAGATGCAGATGATACCCGACTCACTGCCCAGGAAAAACCGGCATTTGGCGGCGAGGTAGATATCTCCGAAATCGGTCCGCCCGCGGTTGGCGTAGTCGAAAACATGCTCTTGGCCCGGCGGCAGGGAACCTTCGACCACGTAGCCGACCCGAATCGCCTGATGCCCTTTCCCCGTCAGAAACTTCGCCGCAGGAAAGAAGTGGCTCAAGTCACAGTCTCGGTAGTCGTGGTAGCTCCACTCCGCGCGAGACTTGTACGGATGGATCTTGTCCAGGTACGCCTTGTCGCGAGCGTGGACACAGACAAAGGGGACATCGGGAGCCGCTCCCATGTTCGCCAGCGTCTCTCTCCCTCGTCTTTCTTCCTCCGCGGTGAACGAAAGCTGGGGGACGGACCCGTGGAACTCGTGCAACCAACTGTCAAAAGGCCTGAAATGATCAACCCAGCCGTTCCATGATCGGAACGGGGAAAGCAGCGGATCGTGTCGCATCGCCTCGTACACTTGAACGAGGAAGGGGCTCTCCACGACAGGCAGCTTTCGCTTGATCATGGCCAACAACTGGCGGTTGGAAGGCTCACGGGTCACGAAGACGTAGCGGCCCCTGTTCCATTCCTTTCCCGAAGCTTTCCTTCTTAGGAAGAGCTCCGTCACCGTTGCGAAGGGGCCGATCCTGCCCGAAGGGATTTTGCCGATTCTCAAGTCCACGAACCATCGTACCGCGCTGAACCCCAGTCGGCCCACCAGGCCCACCGCCAAGTACAGCGGGCGCATGGGGGGCCAGAGGCCACAGCGCCAGCAAGCCCTGCGAATCCTCCACAGAAGGGACGGCGGTTGAGCCGCCTTGAACGCCTGATATCCCCTGCGGATGCTCCCGAGCGGAAATCGGCTCATGGTGTGCTCTCGGATCGAGAGGGAAACGGGACTCCCGCCGCAGGGCGGCCACCCGCTCCTGCTTTCACCGGGGGCGACAAGTCGGCTACTCTCAAGATGTGGTCGACCGCCGCGGAGAGGTCCGGAACATGACGATCCGCCCCAAGGGCGCCGCTATAGTCCCGCTCGATGAGAACTGTAGTGCAACCGGCCGAACGCCCCGCGCCGATATCTCTCCATCGATCGCCGATGAGGAAAGACCGGCGGCAATCAAGATCCCAGCAGCGCGCAGCCTGATGGAGAAGACCCGGTCGGGGCTTGTGACAGACACATCCCTGCGACGGTTCATGCGGGCACACATAGATACCGTCAACGGACAACTCCTTTTCCAGTCGGCGGTGCATCTGATGGAGAATTTCCGGGTCCAGCTCGCCTCTTGCGAGTTCCGGCTGGTTCGTGACCACCAGGGCGAGAAATCCCGCTCGCCGGATTCGGGCCACTTCTTCCTTCGCGCCGGCCACCAGAACAAACTCTTCCAGCGTCAACGGGGCGGAAGGCCGGCCCCGCCGAAAAACGGGCTCAATCAGCACCCCGTCCCGGTCAAAGAACACCGCTCTTTTCATGATATTCGATGAAAGGGGGCCGTCATGCCTCATTCGCGGCCGGCGGTCGGACGTTCCCTCGTGTTCGGACCATCGTGGCCGCGCTCAGGAACGACCGTTCAGGAGGTTGAGCCGCCGGCGCACATTCTCATCAGGCAGGCTGGAGAGATCGAGTCGTCGCATGGAGTAGATCTCCGACTTGTTGATTTCCGGAATCAGAGTCGAAAACTCCGGACTGGCCCAGGGGTCATGACGCGCGCTGATGGTTTTTCCCGTCAATCCCCGCGCCTGTTCCGATAGAAGGTACCGGACGCATTCAACCGGAACCTGCATCGGAACCGACCCCTCACGCAGTTTCTTTTCCGTTTCGTCGTACTGCGGGCCGGCCCGCTCCCGCCCTGCCCGCAAAGTGCGTTCGTGAATTTCCGTGGCCACGAATCCCGGGGCCACGGCATTGACGGCGATGCCCCTGGGCGCCAGCTCCGCCGCCACGTTCTCCGTCAGGCGGATGACGGCCGCTTTCGAGGCCGCGTAGGCGCTGTAGTTGGGGAAGGGATGGAAGGCCCCCCCCCCGGAGAAGTTGATGATCCGCGGCGATCTCTCCCGAACCATGAGAGGAACCGTGTGTTTGATCATGAAGAAGGTCCCGAAGAGATTGACTTCAAATGTTCTCGTCCACTCCTCCGATTCCACCGAAATCGCCGGGCCGATGGCCCCGAACCCGCCCGCGCAATTGATCAGCGCGTCCACCCAGGCCGTGTGTTTTCGGATCTCCTCCGCGAGGGTCTTGACCTGCGGCTCGCGCGAGACGTCACAGACAAAAGCCGTGGTACCGGGGAGGCCCCGGACGACCTCCTCCAACCGATTCACCCGCCGCGCGCACAGGTAGAGGACGTGGCCGTCGGCGGCCAGCGACCGGGCAAGCGCCGCGCCAATTCCGGAACTTGCGCCGGCGATCACGATGTGACGGCGATCAGACACGCCCCTCACCCATCGCAATCAACTCAAATCCGTTCCGCCGCGCCTCGGCCCGCTTGAGAATCCCCACGCAGTCGATGATGAGCCGGCGTCGCATCCTCCGGCCGACGGCGGCATAGTCGGTGGCGACAAACTCATCCCAATCACAGGTCACCAGCAGGCAGTCCGCTCCTTCAACAACACCCAAAGCATCACGCTCAACCGCCAGGCCTTCGAAACCGCCGGGAAGGCCCGCCACCGGATCGTATACTCGAAGTTCCGCCCGGCCTTGTAAATCATGGAGAACCCGGACGGCAAAAGAATTCCGCGTCGATTGGGTATTCTTCTTGTAAGCCAAACCCCATACGCCGATCTTGGGAGGGGAGGCGTGCGGAAAGACGCGCGCGCTCAATTGCCTGTGTACCCACCGATATCGATCCCGATTGTGGTCCAGGATGCAGCGAACCAGGCCCGTTTCGACTCCGTTCTCCCGGCTCGCGGTTTCCAGTCGGGACAGATCCCGTTCGATATTCCCTCCGGCAATGCCGAGACTCGGTCGAAGGTAGGCGTGGGGGCCGATCCGACGGTCGGATCTGAGAACCGCGATGACGTCCTGCATGCTGGCTCCCGTCGCCTCGCAAAGGTCTGCCATGTGATTGGAAAAAGTGACCGAAAGGGCGAGGAAGTAGTTGACGGCCGCCTTCGACAACTCGGCGCTTTCGTAGGACATGACTTGGACCGGGCAAGCGAAGTGCGACACAATGGATTGCAACCGCTGAGGCAACGCCTCATCGGGGTGCTCACAACCCAAGAGGACCCGTTCCGGACGGAGACTCCGTTCCACAGCTTGTCCGATTACCAAAGTCTCCACCCAATTGAACAGTTCAAAGGTGAGACCGGGTCTGGACGCGCAAATGGTATCCTTGAGTTCACGCGTGTAGCCCGTGGGAACCTGACTCATCAGAAGAAGCAGGGTTCCGTCGGCAAGTTGAGGGATGACCTTGACCACCAGTTCATCAAGTTTGGAGAGGGCCGAATGGGAATCGGGGCCGCTCCCGGTGTCCAGGGA comes from Nitrospirota bacterium and encodes:
- a CDS encoding SDR family oxidoreductase: MSDRRHIVIAGASSGIGAALARSLAADGHVLYLCARRVNRLEEVVRGLPGTTAFVCDVSREPQVKTLAEEIRKHTAWVDALINCAGGFGAIGPAISVESEEWTRTFEVNLFGTFFMIKHTVPLMVRERSPRIINFSGGGAFHPFPNYSAYAASKAAVIRLTENVAAELAPRGIAVNAVAPGFVATEIHERTLRAGRERAGPQYDETEKKLREGSVPMQVPVECVRYLLSEQARGLTGKTISARHDPWASPEFSTLIPEINKSEIYSMRRLDLSSLPDENVRRRLNLLNGRS
- a CDS encoding UDP-glucose/GDP-mannose dehydrogenase family protein, with the translated sequence MTRARAEERIAFVGLSHLGLVSSVCWSSLEMSIVAVDSDADLISDLKAGRFPIHEPGLQELWDKSRERFPLLSAFESIQSCGTVVLSLDTGSGPDSHSALSKLDELVVKVIPQLADGTLLLLMSQVPTGYTRELKDTICASRPGLTFELFNWVETLVIGQAVERSLRPERVLLGCEHPDEALPQRLQSIVSHFACPVQVMSYESAELSKAAVNYFLALSVTFSNHMADLCEATGASMQDVIAVLRSDRRIGPHAYLRPSLGIAGGNIERDLSRLETASRENGVETGLVRCILDHNRDRYRWVHRQLSARVFPHASPPKIGVWGLAYKKNTQSTRNSFAVRVLHDLQGRAELRVYDPVAGLPGGFEGLAVERDALGVVEGADCLLVTCDWDEFVATDYAAVGRRMRRRLIIDCVGILKRAEARRNGFELIAMGEGRV